One window of Papaver somniferum cultivar HN1 chromosome 9, ASM357369v1, whole genome shotgun sequence genomic DNA carries:
- the LOC113314267 gene encoding exocyst complex component EXO70H1-like, with product MPKKGMRSVYHINPSKPTSSPYNSPLRNGAPLFSFSESMIAETISNAEQKISKWNQETSSYAKVTSLFYESRKEARDYINCVNDLQRAMHFLLTENPSSEKLIRSQQLMQVSMKRLQKEFYQILSTNRDHFDPESISNRSSVTSRSSLSDYEEEYDNGFDDEIQEVENSITEVERVSVLAISDLKVIADCMISSGYGKECVKIYKLIRKSIIDEGLYRLGIEKMTCQKIQRLDWEIIQLKLENWLKSVKIAVTTLFSGERILCDQVFYSSDSIRESCFTEISKEGAVILFSFPELVLKSKKSSSEKIFRILDLYNSVSEIWPEIESIFSFESTSFIRNQALSSLEALGDSVRIMLSEFETTVQKDSSKVPVSGGGIHPLTEYGMSFIAGLSDYSIILLNLMEEWALSVETRLPESYFSPPNESPISAISIRFAWLILVLVCKLDGKAELYKDVTLSFLFLTNNLHFIVSRVRTSNLSSLLGEDWISKQEMKVKQYAWNYERLGWEKVVSVLSPVNSMGNASADEMNNLLKKFSLAFEQVYRTQSSWIVPDNKLRNEIKVSICSNLLPLYRSLFYKYRVTLQGEPTSLGDSSSVIFSPNDLGNYLSDLFYGNASSTTTSTTTHSSRVAMLRLNFRPRRCFSF from the coding sequence ATGCCGAAAAAAGGAATGAGAAGTGTTTATCACATAAACCCCAGCAAACCAACATCttctccatataattctccattgaGAAATGGAGCTCCATTATTTTCTTTCTCGGAATCAATGATCGCCGAAACTATAAGTAACGCAGAACAAAAGATAAGCAAATGGAATCAAGAAACATCTTCTTACGCGAAAGTGACTTCCTTATTCTACGAAAGTAGAAAAGAAGCTCGAGATTACATTAACTGTGTGAATGATTTACAAAGAGCTATGCATTTCTTGTTAACAGAAAATCCAAGTTCTGAAAAACTTATTCGTTCTCAACAACTCATGCAAGTTTCAATGAAAAGACTACAGAAAGAATTTTATCAGATTTTATCAACGAACCGGGATCATTTCGATCCTGAATCAATCTCGAATCGTTCTTCCGTAACGTCGAGATCGAGTTTAAGTGATtacgaagaggaatatgacaaTGGTTTTGATGACGAGATTCAAGAAGTTGAGAATTCTATAACCGAGGTTGAACGAGTCTCTGTTCTTGCTATATCTGATCTGAAAGTAATCGCCGATTGTATGATTTCTTCTGGTTACGGAAAAGAATGTGTCAAAATTTATAAACTCATTAGGAAATCGATTATAGACGAAGGTCTTTATCGACTAGGAATCGAAAAAATGACTTGTCAAAAAATTCAAAGATTAGATTGGGAAATTATCCAACTCAAGCTTGAAAATTGGTTAAAATCTGTTAAAATCGCAGTTACGACACTGTTTTCAGGTGAACGAATTCTTTGTGATCAAGTTTTTTACTCGTCCGATTCGATTAGAGAATCATGTTTTACTGAAATTTCAAAAGAAGGTGCAGTGATTCTTTTCAGTTTCCCTGAACTAGTTTTAAAGAGCAAGAAATCATCATCTGAAAAGATTTTTCGAATTCTCGATCTTTACAATTCCGTTTCTGAAATCTGGCCAGAAATTGAGTCAATTTTCTCGTTTGAATCGACAAGTTTTATTCGTAATCAGGCTTTATCTTCACTTGAAGCGTTAGGTGATTCGGTTCGAATAATGTTATCGGAATTCGAAACAACGGTTCAGAAGGATTCATCTAAAGTTCCAGTTTCAGGTGGTGGAATTCATCCGTTAACTGAATATGGTATGAGTTTTATTGCTGGGTTAAGTGATTACAGTATAATTTTATTGAATTTAATGGAAGAATGGGCGTTATCAGTTGAAACCCGGTTACCAGAATCATACTTCTCACCTCCAAATGAATCTCCAATTTCTGCGATTTCAATTCGTTTCGCTTGGTTAATTCTTGTCCTTGTCTGCAAACTCGATGGAAAGGCAGAATTATACAAAGATGTAACACTATCATTTCTTTTTCTCACCAATAATCTTCATTTCATTGTCTCGAGAGTTCGTACTTCAAATCTTTCGTCTCTTCTTGGTGAAGATTGGATTTCAAAACAAGAAATGAAAGTTAAACAGTATGCTTGGAATTATGAAAGACTGGGTTGGGAAAAAGTTGTATCCGTTTTGTCGCCAGTTAATTCGATGGGCAATGCTTCTGCAGATGAAATGAACAATTTGTTGAagaaattttctttagcttttgaacaagtttatagAACTCAATCTTCATGGATTGTACCTGATAATAAACTCAGAAATGAAATCAAAGTTTCCATATGCTCTAACCTCTTACCATTATATAGGTCGTTATTCTATAAATATCGTGTTACGTTACAAGGTGAGCCGACAAGTTTAGGTGATTCTTCTTCTGTGATCTTCTCTCCTAATGATTTGGGCAATTACTTATCGGATTTATTTTATGGTAATGCTTCTTCTACGACTACCAGTACTACGACGCATTCATCTCGTGTAGCAATGCTACGACTGAATTTCAGACCGAGACGGTGTTTTTCTTTCTAA